The following are from one region of the Carnobacterium gallinarum DSM 4847 genome:
- the rpoB gene encoding DNA-directed RNA polymerase subunit beta: MNRLAGHLVNYGKHRTRRSFARISEVLELPNLIEIQTDSYQWFLDEGLREMFKDISPIADFAGNLSLEFVDYQLYSPKYTVEEARSHDANYSAPLHVKLRLQNKETGEVKDQEVFFGDFPLMTDMGTFIINGAERVIVSQLVRSPGVYFHGKVDKNGKQGFGSTVIPNRGAWLEFETDAKDLSYVRIDRTRKIPLSVLVRALGFGSDDQILEIFGDNESLRLTMEKDLHKNASDSRVEEALKDVYERLRPGEPKTADSSRSLLNARFFDPKRYDLANVGRYKVNKKLNLKTRLFNQTLAETLVDPETGEIIAENGTLLDRDMINKISPFIDAGINSVTLYPSDEGVVPEPFTVQVIQVVSPKDPDRVVNMIGNGEVDTAIKNVTSADIIASMSYFFNLQEGIGNVDDIDHLGNRRIRSVGELLQNQFRIGLSRMERVVRERMSIQDVATVTPQQLINIRPVVAAIKEFFGSSQLSQFMDQTNPLGELTHKRRLSALGPGGLTRDRAGYEVRDVHYSHYGRMCPIETPEGPNIGLINSLSSYAKINKFGFIETPYRRVDRATGKVTKHIDYLTADEEDHYVVAQANSVLLEDGSFESDIVMARFISENLEVPISRVDYMDVSPKQVVAVATSCIPFLENDDSNRALMGANMQRQAVPLIHPQAPLVGTGMEYISAHDSGAALICRNPGVVEYVDAKEVRVRQENGALDKYSITKFRRSNAGTCYNQRPIVSLGDRVDASEILADGSSMENGEMALGQNVLVAFMTWEGYNYEDAIIMSERLVKDDVYTSVHIEEYESEARDTKLGPEEITREIPNVGDDTLKDLDEFGIIRIGAEVKDGDLLVGKVTPKGVTELSAEERLLHAIFGEKAREVRDTSLRVPHGGGGIVHDVKIFTREAGDELSPGVNMLVRVYIVQKRKINEGDKMAGRHGNKGVVSRIMPEEDMPYMPDGTPVDIMLNPLGVPSRMNIGQVLELHIGMAARQLGIHIATPVFDGASEEDVWETVQEAGMANDAKTILYDGRTGEPFDNRISVGIMYMIKLAHMVDDKLHARSTGPYSLVTQQPLGGKAQFGGQRFGEMEVWALEAYGAAYTLQEILTYKSDDVVGRVKTYEAIVKGEQIPRPGVPESFRVLVKELQALGLDMKVLDANDDEIELRDLDDDDDVVNIDALSKYAEEQEKIRAEAAEKERLTNEEN, from the coding sequence GTGAATAGGTTGGCAGGCCACTTAGTAAATTACGGTAAACACCGTACACGAAGAAGTTTTGCACGAATCAGCGAGGTTCTAGAACTTCCAAACTTAATTGAAATTCAAACAGATTCCTACCAATGGTTCTTAGATGAAGGATTACGTGAAATGTTTAAAGATATCTCACCAATCGCCGATTTCGCAGGAAATCTATCATTAGAATTTGTTGACTATCAGTTGTACAGCCCAAAATACACTGTTGAAGAAGCAAGAAGTCATGACGCAAATTACTCAGCACCGCTACATGTAAAATTGCGTTTGCAAAATAAAGAAACTGGTGAAGTTAAAGACCAAGAAGTATTCTTTGGAGACTTCCCATTAATGACTGACATGGGAACATTTATCATCAACGGAGCGGAACGTGTTATTGTATCTCAACTTGTTCGATCACCAGGTGTTTATTTCCATGGAAAAGTTGATAAAAACGGTAAACAAGGTTTTGGTTCAACAGTTATCCCTAACCGTGGCGCATGGTTAGAATTTGAAACAGATGCAAAAGATCTTTCTTACGTACGTATTGACCGTACGCGTAAAATTCCATTATCTGTTTTAGTTCGTGCGTTAGGTTTTGGATCAGACGATCAAATTCTTGAAATCTTTGGTGATAACGAAAGTCTTCGTTTAACAATGGAAAAAGATTTACACAAAAATGCTAGCGATTCACGTGTTGAAGAAGCCCTTAAAGATGTTTACGAACGTCTACGTCCAGGTGAGCCTAAAACTGCAGATAGTTCAAGAAGCTTGCTTAATGCACGTTTCTTCGATCCAAAACGCTATGATTTAGCAAATGTTGGTCGTTACAAAGTTAATAAAAAATTAAACTTAAAAACACGTCTATTTAATCAAACATTAGCAGAAACTTTAGTTGATCCTGAAACTGGAGAAATTATTGCTGAAAATGGAACATTATTAGACCGCGATATGATTAACAAAATCAGCCCGTTCATCGATGCTGGTATTAATAGTGTGACTCTTTACCCATCTGATGAAGGGGTTGTTCCAGAGCCATTTACTGTTCAAGTTATTCAAGTTGTGTCACCAAAAGATCCAGACCGTGTTGTAAACATGATTGGTAATGGTGAAGTGGATACGGCAATCAAGAACGTAACATCTGCTGATATTATTGCTTCTATGAGTTATTTCTTTAACTTACAAGAAGGAATCGGCAATGTCGATGATATCGATCACTTAGGAAATCGTCGTATTCGTTCAGTTGGTGAGTTACTACAAAATCAATTCCGTATTGGTTTATCACGTATGGAACGTGTTGTTCGTGAACGTATGTCAATCCAAGATGTTGCAACAGTTACACCGCAACAATTAATTAACATTCGTCCAGTTGTAGCTGCAATCAAAGAATTCTTTGGTTCATCTCAATTGTCACAGTTCATGGATCAAACCAATCCACTTGGTGAGTTAACTCATAAACGTCGTCTTTCTGCCTTAGGACCTGGTGGACTTACTCGTGACCGTGCCGGTTATGAAGTACGTGATGTACATTATTCCCATTATGGTCGTATGTGTCCAATTGAAACGCCTGAGGGTCCGAATATCGGACTGATTAACAGCCTATCAAGTTATGCAAAAATTAATAAATTTGGATTTATTGAAACGCCTTATCGCCGTGTTGATCGTGCCACTGGTAAAGTTACTAAACACATCGATTATTTAACAGCTGACGAGGAAGATCACTATGTTGTAGCTCAAGCAAACTCAGTCTTATTAGAAGATGGTAGTTTTGAAAGTGACATCGTAATGGCTCGTTTTATCTCTGAAAACTTAGAAGTTCCAATTAGCCGTGTTGATTACATGGATGTATCTCCTAAACAAGTAGTAGCTGTTGCGACATCATGTATTCCTTTCTTGGAAAACGATGATAGTAACCGTGCCTTAATGGGAGCTAACATGCAACGTCAAGCTGTACCTTTGATTCACCCACAAGCTCCACTTGTAGGAACTGGTATGGAATATATCTCAGCTCATGACTCAGGTGCTGCATTAATTTGTCGTAATCCTGGTGTAGTTGAATACGTTGATGCGAAAGAAGTTCGTGTTCGTCAAGAGAATGGCGCATTAGATAAATATTCAATTACTAAATTCCGTCGTTCAAACGCTGGAACATGTTACAACCAACGCCCAATCGTTTCTTTAGGAGACCGTGTTGATGCTAGTGAAATTCTAGCAGATGGTTCTTCAATGGAGAACGGTGAAATGGCTTTAGGACAAAATGTCTTAGTTGCCTTCATGACTTGGGAAGGTTACAACTATGAAGATGCGATTATTATGAGCGAACGTTTAGTGAAAGATGATGTTTATACATCTGTCCATATTGAAGAATATGAATCAGAAGCTCGTGATACAAAATTAGGACCTGAAGAGATTACTCGTGAAATTCCTAATGTCGGGGATGACACATTAAAAGATTTAGACGAATTCGGGATTATCCGTATTGGTGCAGAAGTTAAAGACGGTGATTTATTAGTTGGTAAAGTAACTCCTAAAGGGGTAACTGAATTATCTGCTGAAGAACGTCTATTACATGCAATCTTTGGTGAAAAAGCTCGTGAAGTTCGTGATACTTCTCTTCGTGTACCACACGGTGGCGGCGGAATTGTTCATGATGTTAAAATCTTTACGCGTGAAGCTGGGGATGAATTATCACCAGGTGTTAACATGCTTGTTCGTGTCTATATCGTTCAAAAACGTAAGATTAACGAAGGAGATAAAATGGCGGGACGTCATGGTAATAAAGGGGTAGTTTCACGCATTATGCCTGAAGAAGATATGCCTTATATGCCAGATGGCACACCTGTTGATATCATGTTAAACCCACTTGGAGTACCTTCTCGTATGAATATTGGACAAGTTCTTGAGTTACACATCGGAATGGCTGCTCGTCAGTTAGGCATTCATATTGCAACACCAGTATTTGATGGTGCAAGTGAAGAAGATGTTTGGGAAACTGTTCAAGAAGCTGGTATGGCAAACGATGCTAAAACCATTTTATATGATGGACGTACAGGTGAACCGTTTGATAACCGTATTTCAGTTGGAATTATGTATATGATTAAATTAGCCCACATGGTTGATGATAAATTACATGCTCGTTCAACTGGACCTTACTCTCTTGTTACACAACAACCATTGGGTGGTAAAGCTCAATTTGGTGGACAACGTTTTGGTGAAATGGAAGTTTGGGCACTTGAAGCGTATGGGGCAGCTTATACACTACAAGAAATCTTAACTTACAAATCAGATGATGTTGTTGGTCGTGTGAAAACTTATGAAGCAATCGTTAAAGGTGAGCAGATTCCTCGTCCAGGGGTTCCTGAATCATTCCGCGTATTGGTGAAAGAGTTACAAGCCTTAGGGTTAGATATGAAAGTATTAGACGCTAACGATGATGAAATCGAGTTACGTGATTTAGATGATGACGACGATGTTGTGAACATCGATGCTTTAAGCAAATATGCTGAAGAGCAAGAAAAAATCCGTGCAGAAGCAGCTGAAAAAGAAAGACTAACAAACGAAGAGAACTAA